A genome region from Acinetobacter lwoffii includes the following:
- the gltS gene encoding sodium/glutamate symporter — MDFTFNAFYTLIAAVIVLLLGRFLVNKIDFLRRYNIPEPVAGGLVAAIISLLVHSLWGYSITTSAELQTSFMLIFFASIGLSANFSKLREGGIGLVIFLFAVSAFIILQNAVGMSLATLLGIDPLIGLIAGSITLTGGHGTAGAWGEILEVEHGIQGALALGMASATFGLIIGGIIGGPLAKLLINRHNLATARTDQQIEKRDNTPMDSTTSEYVPFEYPHQVRLITADNAITTLGLFAGCLAFAEFMTGFSKGTAFELPTFVWALAGGVILRNVLEGVFKVQIFDRAIDVFGNASLSLYLAMALLSLKLWQLADLAGPLMVILGAQTITMALYAAFVTFRLMGKNYDAAVLAAGHCGFGMGATPTAVANMQAITNMYGASHKAFLIVPLCGAFFVDLINATVIQMILKFFA, encoded by the coding sequence ATGGATTTTACTTTTAACGCATTTTATACCTTGATTGCCGCAGTCATTGTTTTGTTACTCGGCCGATTCCTGGTTAATAAAATCGATTTTTTAAGACGTTACAATATTCCTGAGCCGGTTGCGGGCGGTTTGGTTGCGGCGATTATCTCATTGCTGGTGCATTCATTGTGGGGATATAGCATCACCACCAGTGCAGAATTACAAACCAGCTTTATGCTGATTTTCTTTGCTTCGATTGGTCTGAGTGCCAACTTTTCCAAGTTGCGTGAAGGCGGGATCGGTCTGGTTATTTTCCTGTTTGCTGTTTCGGCTTTCATTATTTTGCAAAATGCGGTCGGCATGAGTCTGGCAACATTACTGGGTATTGATCCGTTGATTGGCCTGATTGCCGGTTCGATTACCTTAACTGGTGGTCATGGTACTGCAGGCGCATGGGGTGAAATTCTAGAAGTCGAACATGGTATTCAAGGTGCGCTGGCACTAGGTATGGCAAGTGCGACCTTTGGTTTGATTATCGGCGGTATTATTGGCGGACCATTGGCCAAATTACTGATCAATCGTCATAACCTGGCTACTGCACGTACCGATCAGCAGATCGAAAAGCGTGACAATACGCCAATGGATAGCACGACCAGTGAATATGTACCGTTTGAATATCCGCATCAGGTGCGTTTAATTACCGCTGATAATGCAATCACGACCTTGGGCCTGTTCGCAGGCTGTTTGGCTTTTGCAGAGTTTATGACGGGTTTCAGTAAAGGTACTGCATTTGAACTGCCAACATTTGTGTGGGCATTGGCGGGTGGTGTCATCCTGCGTAATGTACTGGAAGGTGTTTTCAAGGTTCAGATTTTCGATCGTGCGATTGATGTGTTCGGTAATGCTTCATTGTCGCTGTACTTGGCAATGGCATTGTTATCATTGAAATTATGGCAATTGGCTGACCTTGCAGGACCACTCATGGTGATTCTGGGTGCGCAAACCATCACCATGGCTTTGTATGCAGCTTTCGTCACTTTCCGCCTGATGGGCAAAAACTATGATGCTGCGGTACTTGCAGCAGGTCATTGTGGTTTCGGTATGGGTGCAACGCCAACAGCGGTTGCCAATATGCAGGCGATTACCAATATGTATGGTGCGTCGCATAAAGCCTTCCTGATCGTTCCATTATGTGGTGCGTTCTTTGTTGACTTAATCAATGCTACTGTTATTCAGATGATTTTGAAGTTTTTTGCATAA
- a CDS encoding alanine/glycine:cation symporter family protein produces the protein MNDQLNETLLGWINALNGPLWDFLVVFLVAVGIFYTIMTGAVQIRLFWHSMKVMKNSRGKVQDTHGITPFQAFVTGLASRVGVGNVAGVAIAIAIGGPGAVFWMWFTAFLGMSSAFVESSLAQLFKVRDNKNQQFRGGPAYYITQGLKQKWLGIVFAIALITTYGFVFNAVQANAITGATSHAWGWDQANLILPLGGLNLEISWVGLFLVLMTAVIIFGGIKRIAKVAESFVPFMAVLYLAVALYIAVINYDLLPSIFQLIFSKAFEFEAAAGGFFGAMVSMAMMMGIKRGLFSNEAGMGSAPNAAAASDVKHPVNQGLVQMLGVFVDTFVVCSCTAIIILVSGLYENAGFEGVTLTQMALESQIGAWGDDFLALILFLFAYSSIIGNYAYAEGNVQFINNNSRVMLIFRLFVLVMVYFGSIASVPLIWNMADLFMGVMASINLIAILLLMPFLLMLLKDYTGQLKRGVKEPEFKLDNHPKFKDKVKSDIW, from the coding sequence ATGAATGATCAGTTAAATGAAACCTTACTCGGCTGGATTAATGCCCTGAATGGTCCTTTATGGGATTTTCTGGTGGTGTTTCTGGTCGCAGTCGGTATTTTCTACACGATCATGACCGGTGCAGTACAAATTCGTTTGTTCTGGCACAGCATGAAAGTCATGAAAAATAGCCGTGGCAAGGTTCAGGATACGCACGGCATTACCCCGTTTCAGGCCTTTGTCACTGGACTGGCAAGCCGGGTCGGGGTGGGCAATGTCGCAGGTGTCGCCATTGCGATTGCGATTGGTGGCCCCGGTGCCGTGTTCTGGATGTGGTTTACTGCCTTTTTGGGCATGAGTTCTGCTTTTGTTGAATCCTCTTTGGCACAGTTGTTTAAGGTGCGAGATAACAAAAACCAGCAATTCCGTGGTGGTCCAGCTTATTACATTACTCAAGGCCTGAAACAGAAATGGCTCGGGATTGTCTTTGCGATTGCATTGATCACGACTTATGGTTTTGTCTTCAATGCAGTTCAGGCCAATGCCATTACCGGAGCAACCTCTCATGCCTGGGGCTGGGATCAGGCGAACCTGATTCTGCCATTAGGCGGCCTGAATCTGGAAATTTCCTGGGTCGGATTGTTTCTGGTCTTGATGACTGCGGTGATCATTTTTGGTGGAATTAAACGGATTGCAAAAGTCGCGGAAAGCTTTGTGCCGTTTATGGCTGTGCTTTATCTGGCTGTGGCTTTGTATATTGCGGTCATCAATTACGATCTGCTCCCATCCATCTTCCAGCTCATTTTCAGTAAAGCCTTTGAGTTTGAAGCCGCCGCTGGTGGTTTCTTTGGTGCCATGGTATCTATGGCCATGATGATGGGCATCAAGCGTGGTCTGTTCTCTAACGAGGCAGGGATGGGTTCGGCACCGAATGCTGCTGCAGCTTCCGATGTCAAACATCCGGTCAACCAGGGTCTGGTACAGATGCTCGGGGTATTTGTAGATACCTTTGTGGTGTGTTCATGTACCGCGATTATTATTCTGGTTTCAGGTCTGTATGAAAATGCAGGCTTTGAAGGCGTGACCTTGACCCAAATGGCACTCGAAAGCCAAATTGGTGCTTGGGGTGATGACTTCCTGGCTTTGATTCTGTTCCTGTTTGCCTATTCTTCGATTATCGGTAACTATGCCTATGCCGAAGGAAACGTCCAGTTCATCAATAATAATAGCCGGGTTATGTTGATTTTCCGTTTATTTGTATTGGTGATGGTGTATTTCGGTTCCATCGCCAGCGTGCCACTGATCTGGAATATGGCGGATCTGTTCATGGGTGTCATGGCAAGTATCAACCTGATCGCAATCTTGTTGCTGATGCCATTCCTGCTGATGCTACTCAAAGATTATACCGGTCAGCTGAAGCGCGGCGTGAAAGAGCCTGAATTTAAACTGGATAACCATCCTAAATTTAAAGACAAGGTCAAATCAGATATCTGGTAA
- the chrA gene encoding chromate efflux transporter produces MSSISLYRIFLIFLQLGCISFGGPAAHLVFFHRKFVTQLQWLNDTQYSQLVALAQLLPGPSSSQVGLSIGYLQRGYTGAVIAWLGFTLPSMILMTLVALLGQSYFHILNSNSFHTIQLIVFSVIAWAFWQMLRSFCKSAWQYAVLILSVALLIVVSVSFNQILVIMLGAICGLLAGYFSPSDSKPKEINKTAISSPYIRSAAAPYWLLAFILPFLLLPLAGKLWGQSELQFFSNFYQTGSLVFGGGHVILPLLHQDFVTTGLVSAESFDLGYAFTQLMPGPLFSFASYIGALLPWTPYARLNTLLATCAIFLPSFFLIFATLPYWSWLMQQRHIHQAVMGINAAVVGLLLYLLLDLSQRYFSYGSDLVFVAVMIALLRSKLPVWFSLILGFVLYQSYLNFF; encoded by the coding sequence ATGTCTTCAATCTCACTGTATCGGATTTTCCTGATTTTCTTGCAACTGGGCTGCATTTCATTTGGTGGTCCAGCGGCGCATCTGGTGTTTTTTCACCGAAAATTTGTGACCCAACTGCAATGGTTGAATGACACCCAGTACAGTCAACTGGTCGCTTTGGCGCAACTTTTACCCGGGCCGAGCAGCAGTCAGGTGGGGCTGTCGATCGGTTATCTGCAACGGGGCTATACTGGTGCCGTGATCGCATGGTTGGGTTTTACCCTGCCCTCAATGATTCTGATGACCTTGGTGGCGCTCTTGGGTCAAAGCTATTTCCATATTTTAAACTCAAACAGCTTTCATACCATCCAGTTAATTGTATTTTCTGTCATCGCCTGGGCATTCTGGCAAATGCTGAGAAGCTTCTGTAAATCAGCTTGGCAATATGCTGTCTTAATCCTCTCTGTCGCATTACTGATAGTCGTTTCAGTGAGTTTTAATCAGATTCTTGTGATTATGCTGGGCGCAATCTGTGGACTCTTGGCTGGATATTTTTCCCCATCAGATTCAAAACCTAAAGAAATTAACAAAACAGCAATCAGCTCGCCTTATATTCGATCTGCCGCTGCGCCCTATTGGCTGCTGGCATTTATCCTGCCATTTTTGCTGCTGCCCTTAGCAGGCAAATTATGGGGCCAATCGGAGCTACAATTTTTTTCTAATTTCTATCAGACTGGCTCGCTGGTGTTTGGTGGCGGTCATGTAATTCTGCCTTTGCTGCATCAGGATTTTGTCACAACCGGTTTAGTCAGTGCAGAGTCTTTTGATCTTGGCTATGCATTTACCCAGCTAATGCCGGGACCTTTATTCAGTTTTGCCAGTTATATTGGTGCTTTGCTGCCTTGGACGCCTTATGCCCGGCTGAATACATTGTTAGCGACCTGTGCAATCTTTTTACCTTCATTTTTCTTGATCTTTGCCACCTTGCCTTACTGGTCGTGGTTGATGCAGCAGCGCCATATTCATCAGGCGGTGATGGGCATCAATGCTGCAGTAGTGGGACTGTTACTGTATTTATTGCTGGATCTTTCACAACGCTATTTTAGTTATGGGTCCGACCTGGTCTTTGTTGCGGTGATGATTGCCCTGCTACGCTCAAAATTACCAGTCTGGTTCAGCCTGATTTTGGGCTTCGTGCTTTATCAAAGTTATTTAAATTTCTTCTAA
- a CDS encoding patatin-like phospholipase family protein — protein MQKYVLSMVILGTFGLSACQTTPMTAQAATSHLQPAAQRGEAQARPNQIDFQKIKQTQQRPVVALVLGSGGARGYAHIGALEVLEQAGIHPDFIVGTSAGSIVGSIYASGKPAIELRNIALSMRPNDVRDIKLARKGFFDGKKVEDYVNLQVDQTPLEAMKIPMFVVATALKEGKKVVFNYGNTGQAVRASVSIPSMFIPTIIQGKEYVDGGLVSPVPVDVARELGADIVIAVDILAQPIHTETTNVWGLFNQNINIMQQHLAHEELKHADVVIQPDLREKGHIFDVRGRELTMQAGAEATQLKLMEISQAYQKHDYAQGHRIPQFVVHKHQAQ, from the coding sequence ATGCAGAAATATGTGTTGAGTATGGTGATACTGGGTACATTTGGCCTGAGTGCTTGCCAAACGACCCCCATGACAGCCCAAGCGGCGACCAGTCATCTACAACCTGCTGCACAACGCGGAGAAGCTCAGGCACGTCCAAATCAAATTGATTTTCAAAAGATCAAGCAAACCCAACAGCGTCCTGTAGTTGCTTTAGTCCTAGGCAGTGGGGGTGCGCGTGGTTATGCGCATATTGGTGCGCTGGAAGTACTGGAACAAGCGGGTATTCACCCCGATTTTATTGTCGGAACCAGTGCGGGCAGTATTGTAGGTTCCATTTATGCGAGTGGCAAACCGGCGATTGAACTGCGCAATATTGCTCTCAGCATGCGACCGAATGATGTCCGTGATATCAAACTGGCCAGAAAAGGTTTTTTTGATGGCAAAAAAGTTGAGGACTATGTCAATTTGCAGGTCGATCAAACTCCGCTTGAAGCCATGAAAATCCCGATGTTTGTGGTAGCAACCGCGCTGAAAGAAGGCAAGAAAGTCGTTTTTAATTATGGTAATACCGGACAGGCGGTACGTGCTTCAGTCTCGATTCCGAGTATGTTTATTCCGACTATTATTCAAGGTAAAGAATATGTAGATGGTGGTCTGGTCAGTCCGGTGCCGGTCGATGTGGCACGTGAGCTGGGAGCCGATATTGTGATTGCGGTGGATATTCTGGCACAGCCCATTCACACGGAAACCACCAATGTCTGGGGACTGTTTAATCAGAACATTAATATTATGCAGCAACATCTGGCACATGAAGAATTAAAGCATGCAGATGTGGTGATTCAGCCGGACTTACGCGAAAAAGGCCATATCTTTGATGTACGTGGCAGGGAACTCACCATGCAGGCTGGTGCCGAGGCGACCCAGTTAAAGTTGATGGAAATTTCACAAGCCTACCAAAAACATGATTATGCTCAAGGACATCGCATTCCACAGTTTGTGGTACATAAACATCAAGCTCAATAA
- a CDS encoding acyl-CoA thioesterase → MAPLDQIAAVSDDQSELTMSVLMTPDMANFSGNVHGGTILKLLDQVAYACASRYSGSYVVTLSVDKVNFKEPIHVGELVTFLASVNHVGRTSMEIGIRVEAQNIQKRTVRHTNSCYFTMVAVDENGKPKQIPALNLDNDWKRCRFEAAEQRKVARLQENHHPSCSIYKKTAQS, encoded by the coding sequence ATGGCCCCTTTAGATCAAATTGCAGCAGTGTCGGATGACCAGTCAGAGTTAACGATGTCAGTTCTCATGACGCCAGATATGGCAAATTTTTCAGGAAATGTTCATGGTGGAACCATTCTGAAATTATTGGATCAGGTGGCGTATGCATGTGCAAGTCGCTATTCGGGTAGTTATGTCGTGACCTTATCTGTAGACAAGGTGAATTTTAAAGAGCCAATTCACGTCGGTGAATTGGTTACATTTCTGGCCAGTGTGAATCATGTTGGCCGTACCTCGATGGAAATCGGGATTCGTGTAGAAGCTCAGAATATTCAAAAGAGAACGGTACGTCATACCAATAGCTGTTATTTCACCATGGTCGCGGTGGATGAAAATGGTAAACCAAAACAGATTCCAGCTTTGAATCTGGACAATGACTGGAAACGTTGCCGTTTTGAAGCAGCGGAACAGCGTAAAGTCGCGCGTTTGCAAGAAAATCATCATCCTTCTTGCAGCATTTATAAAAAGACTGCACAGAGTTAA
- a CDS encoding TetR/AcrR family transcriptional regulator translates to MSSDEKSSRRQQCILQAVADALAECEYHQLTIEDVAARASVGKSTIYRWWKHKSELVLDTFKQHTASVFELDTSKSLKSNLIQQLSSLSQALNHPVGRALLVVIANHRELAGEFFQQYLLPRRQQTHQLIQQAIERGEIRADYPFDLMLDTLYGPIHYQIIFFNRIPDEHYIQNLVELALHPVTVQA, encoded by the coding sequence ATGAGCAGTGACGAAAAAAGTTCCCGGCGACAGCAGTGCATTTTACAGGCAGTCGCAGATGCGCTGGCAGAATGTGAATATCATCAGCTGACGATTGAAGATGTAGCGGCACGTGCCAGCGTTGGCAAGTCCACGATTTATCGCTGGTGGAAACATAAATCGGAACTGGTACTAGACACTTTCAAGCAACATACGGCTTCGGTATTTGAACTGGATACGTCTAAAAGCCTGAAAAGTAATCTTATTCAACAACTCAGTTCTTTATCTCAAGCACTGAATCATCCAGTGGGGCGGGCTTTGCTGGTAGTGATTGCCAATCACCGCGAACTGGCAGGTGAGTTCTTTCAGCAATATCTCTTGCCACGTCGACAACAGACCCATCAACTGATTCAGCAAGCGATTGAACGGGGAGAAATCCGCGCTGATTATCCTTTTGATTTGATGCTGGATACCTTATACGGCCCGATTCATTACCAGATCATTTTTTTCAACCGGATTCCAGATGAACACTATATCCAGAATCTGGTCGAGTTGGCCTTGCATCCGGTCACTGTTCAAGCCTGA
- a CDS encoding MFS transporter, whose amino-acid sequence MSVSAERLWNRSFILCLFNNFFLFVYYFALLTILPIYIMKDLGGSVKEAGLALTLFLASSIAVRPFSGMIIEKLGKKISMRGAGVIFALFSFSYLLVDSMWSLLLVRFLHGIWFSILTTVAVPVANEFIPEQRKGEGMGYFVMSTNLGVVFGPLLALTVIQFTSFKVLFGILAVIISLGLIFCWMLKITELPKPEAISTEKTSLSLQDILEVKVLAVSFVALLTAFAYSGIMSFITAFSETKQLLGYTSVFFIVFAASMLLVRPWVGKIYDRKGPSAVIYPSFIFFAIGLVIVSLISNQWILWLSAVFIGIGYGSLFPCLQTLAIQSVDKQRMGHAISTFFTLFDLGLAIGSVAMGVLIAYWGFETTYVLSAALVIVTILVYRQYVAKKQNKRPASLEL is encoded by the coding sequence ATGTCAGTTAGCGCTGAGCGGTTATGGAATCGCTCATTTATCTTGTGCTTATTCAATAATTTTTTCCTGTTTGTTTATTATTTTGCCTTACTGACCATCTTGCCGATTTACATCATGAAAGATCTGGGCGGTTCGGTAAAAGAAGCGGGTCTGGCGCTGACGCTATTTTTGGCCTCTTCGATTGCGGTTCGGCCATTTTCCGGCATGATCATCGAAAAGCTCGGCAAGAAAATCTCGATGCGCGGTGCAGGCGTGATTTTTGCCTTATTTTCCTTTAGTTATTTGCTGGTAGATAGCATGTGGTCGCTGTTGCTGGTGCGTTTTTTACATGGTATCTGGTTCAGTATTCTGACCACGGTGGCAGTACCCGTCGCTAATGAATTTATTCCTGAACAGCGCAAAGGTGAGGGCATGGGCTATTTCGTCATGTCGACCAATCTGGGTGTGGTTTTTGGACCCTTGCTGGCATTGACCGTAATTCAGTTCACCAGCTTCAAAGTCTTATTTGGCATTCTTGCCGTTATCATTTCTTTGGGGCTCATTTTCTGTTGGATGCTCAAAATCACAGAGTTACCAAAACCTGAAGCTATAAGCACAGAAAAAACCAGCTTGAGCTTGCAGGATATTCTGGAAGTCAAAGTTCTGGCGGTAAGTTTTGTGGCTTTACTAACCGCTTTTGCCTACTCGGGCATCATGAGTTTTATTACTGCATTTAGTGAAACCAAGCAGCTTTTGGGCTATACCAGCGTATTCTTTATTGTATTTGCAGCATCCATGTTGCTGGTCAGACCTTGGGTTGGAAAGATTTATGACCGTAAGGGACCCAGTGCGGTGATTTATCCTTCATTTATTTTCTTTGCCATTGGTCTGGTGATTGTCAGTCTGATTTCCAATCAATGGATATTATGGTTGTCGGCAGTGTTTATTGGCATCGGTTATGGTTCACTATTCCCATGTTTGCAGACCTTGGCCATTCAGTCGGTCGACAAACAGCGTATGGGACATGCGATTTCAACCTTCTTTACCCTGTTTGATCTGGGTTTAGCGATCGGTTCCGTGGCAATGGGAGTATTGATTGCCTATTGGGGCTTTGAAACTACTTATGTTTTGAGTGCCGCACTCGTCATTGTGACGATATTGGTTTATCGTCAGTATGTTGCCAAAAAGCAAAATAAGCGCCCGGCAAGTTTGGAGTTATAA
- a CDS encoding LysR substrate-binding domain-containing protein, with translation MELRHLRYFVTVAQELNFTRAAEKLNTVQPSLSQQIKDLEREVGVQLLERNNRKVGLTEAGQAFLKEALLSLEHAERAIQTARQIANAQQDQLNIGFVPVAEMKVFPYIMPNIRAHFPELKAQFHSLTDAEQFSALRNGQIDIAFTRYPGQLSEFDSIRIFDEPLTLIVPKDSPAAALSYVSIKSFENQDFVISDEQSSPQLHKLIQDFFKQSKLKVNVVQYSTNILLNVNLVGMGVGWSLVPAYVIPLLGDNIVVKKTLEPLPMIGLYANYRKDQKHVVIDLILKVLKEKFCVDLF, from the coding sequence ATGGAATTAAGGCATTTACGTTATTTCGTTACAGTGGCGCAGGAACTGAATTTTACCCGTGCCGCGGAAAAATTAAATACGGTACAGCCATCACTGAGCCAGCAGATCAAGGATCTGGAACGTGAGGTTGGCGTGCAGTTGCTGGAGCGGAATAACCGTAAGGTCGGACTGACTGAAGCCGGTCAGGCGTTTTTAAAAGAAGCTTTGCTGAGTCTTGAGCATGCAGAGCGCGCCATTCAGACTGCCAGACAGATCGCCAATGCACAGCAGGACCAGCTGAATATCGGTTTTGTCCCGGTCGCGGAAATGAAAGTCTTTCCTTATATCATGCCGAATATCCGCGCGCATTTTCCTGAACTGAAAGCACAGTTTCACAGTCTGACCGATGCAGAACAGTTTAGTGCTTTAAGAAATGGACAGATTGACATTGCCTTTACCCGATATCCAGGGCAGTTGAGTGAGTTTGATTCGATCCGCATTTTTGATGAGCCTCTAACCCTGATCGTGCCGAAAGATTCCCCGGCTGCGGCCTTGTCCTATGTCAGTATCAAGAGTTTTGAAAATCAGGACTTTGTGATTAGTGATGAGCAGTCCTCACCGCAACTGCATAAGCTGATTCAGGATTTTTTTAAACAGTCCAAATTAAAAGTGAATGTGGTGCAGTATTCCACCAATATTCTGCTCAATGTCAATCTGGTGGGAATGGGCGTGGGCTGGAGTCTGGTGCCAGCCTATGTGATTCCATTGCTCGGCGATAATATTGTGGTGAAAAAGACCCTAGAACCGTTACCGATGATTGGACTGTATGCCAATTATCGCAAGGATCAAAAACATGTGGTGATTGATCTGATTTTGAAAGTATTAAAAGAAAAGTTTTGTGTGGATCTTTTCTAA
- a CDS encoding glutathione S-transferase family protein, protein MKLYNNPQSRGLTLLPLLKELQIEDQIEQVEVAYGHMHQQAYTQINPMGKVPCLVDQDVVISEMAAIFIYLADKYRDKGLAPALDDPKRGAYLKWMFFCHGPFTEYIDIKNLQVSPENIEKNRRSLSFGNEAAVFDFLQQGIGQASPYLLGEKVSAADLYVAYCLIFAISAKILPPFDEFRLFLQQMARRDSLKDIPWFQEYRV, encoded by the coding sequence ATGAAGCTCTATAACAACCCGCAATCACGTGGCCTGACCTTGTTGCCTTTGCTGAAAGAATTGCAGATTGAAGATCAGATTGAACAGGTGGAAGTCGCCTATGGGCATATGCATCAGCAGGCGTATACACAGATCAATCCGATGGGAAAAGTTCCCTGTCTGGTAGATCAGGATGTCGTCATTTCAGAAATGGCCGCCATTTTTATCTATCTGGCAGATAAATATCGTGACAAAGGATTGGCACCTGCTTTGGATGATCCGAAGCGTGGGGCGTATTTAAAATGGATGTTTTTCTGTCATGGACCCTTCACCGAATATATCGATATAAAAAATTTGCAGGTGTCGCCAGAAAATATTGAAAAGAACCGGAGAAGTTTAAGTTTTGGGAATGAAGCAGCCGTATTTGATTTTCTGCAACAGGGCATCGGGCAGGCTAGTCCTTATCTGTTGGGTGAAAAAGTCTCGGCGGCGGATCTCTATGTGGCTTACTGTTTGATCTTCGCCATATCTGCGAAAATTTTACCGCCATTTGACGAGTTTAGGCTCTTCCTGCAGCAGATGGCTCGCCGTGATTCCCTGAAAGATATCCCGTGGTTTCAAGAGTACCGAGTCTAA
- a CDS encoding bifunctional 3-(3-hydroxy-phenyl)propionate/3-hydroxycinnamic acid hydroxylase, which produces MSNTNYTTEVAILGAGPVGLTIANYLSKQGVAVTIVEQLDSLIDYPRAIGIDDESLRTIQSLGLVDQVLPHTTPNHAMRFLTPKGRCFADIQPLTREFGFSRRNAFIQPQVDNVLLQGLKQYKNTQVLFSRQLTQFSQDADGVTLNLQNKEGDAETIRAQYLIACDGGNSYVRRNLGIAFEGETAPNQWIVIDLENDPLATPHIYLCCDPVRPYVSAALPHGIRRFEFMVMPGETQEELSKPENIAKLLSKVLPSTEGIEVIRQRVYTHNARIADKFRVDRILLAGDAAHIMPVWQGQGYNSGMRDAFNMAWKMALVVQGKAGPALLNSYQIERKDHAKAMIDLSVMAGHVLAPPKKWQGFVRDGIAYALNYIKPIKQYLLEMRFKPMPKYHDGALLSNGAKNSPVGKMFIQPQVQLASGETVLLDEVISNDFAIIAWGVDPKWGLSSETLQQWKSLGVKFIQVIPAVQLQNSQRKQYEDVITIGDIGTDIRSWFGNTSESVVILRPDRFVAALAIPQSMESTSQQLFKKLYLK; this is translated from the coding sequence ATGAGCAATACTAATTACACTACTGAAGTGGCAATCCTTGGCGCCGGCCCTGTAGGCTTAACCATTGCCAACTATCTGAGCAAGCAAGGCGTAGCTGTCACGATTGTCGAGCAACTGGATAGTTTGATTGATTATCCACGTGCGATTGGAATCGATGATGAATCCTTACGTACCATTCAATCTTTGGGTTTAGTCGATCAAGTCTTACCGCATACCACTCCGAATCATGCGATGCGCTTCTTGACGCCTAAAGGTCGCTGTTTTGCAGATATTCAGCCTTTAACACGTGAGTTTGGTTTCTCGCGCCGTAATGCCTTTATTCAGCCACAAGTCGATAACGTCCTACTGCAAGGCTTAAAGCAATATAAAAACACCCAAGTGCTATTTTCTCGTCAATTGACTCAGTTTAGTCAAGATGCTGACGGCGTAACACTCAATCTGCAAAATAAAGAGGGCGATGCAGAAACCATCCGCGCTCAATATCTGATTGCCTGTGATGGCGGTAATTCTTATGTGCGCCGCAACCTGGGCATTGCCTTTGAAGGTGAAACCGCACCGAATCAATGGATCGTGATTGACCTTGAGAATGATCCGCTTGCTACACCACATATTTACTTATGTTGTGATCCGGTTCGTCCTTATGTATCAGCCGCATTACCACATGGTATTCGCCGTTTTGAATTTATGGTCATGCCGGGTGAAACGCAGGAAGAACTGAGCAAACCGGAAAATATTGCCAAACTTCTTTCTAAGGTTTTACCAAGCACGGAGGGTATCGAAGTGATCCGTCAGCGTGTCTATACCCATAATGCCCGTATTGCCGACAAATTCCGTGTCGACCGAATTTTACTGGCCGGTGATGCAGCGCACATTATGCCGGTGTGGCAGGGTCAGGGTTATAACAGTGGTATGCGTGATGCCTTTAACATGGCCTGGAAAATGGCACTGGTTGTTCAAGGCAAAGCTGGCCCAGCACTTTTAAATTCTTATCAGATCGAGCGGAAAGACCACGCCAAGGCGATGATTGACCTGTCGGTGATGGCAGGTCACGTACTGGCACCACCGAAAAAATGGCAAGGTTTTGTTCGTGACGGCATTGCCTATGCCCTGAACTACATCAAGCCGATCAAACAGTATCTGCTGGAAATGCGCTTCAAACCAATGCCGAAATATCATGACGGCGCACTTTTGAGTAACGGAGCCAAAAACTCTCCAGTCGGCAAGATGTTTATCCAGCCTCAGGTTCAACTGGCTTCGGGTGAAACCGTATTATTGGATGAAGTGATCAGCAATGATTTTGCGATTATTGCCTGGGGTGTCGATCCGAAATGGGGTCTTAGTTCGGAGACGTTGCAACAGTGGAAATCGCTCGGCGTGAAATTCATTCAGGTAATTCCTGCGGTGCAATTGCAAAATAGCCAGCGTAAACAGTATGAAGATGTCATCACCATTGGTGATATCGGCACAGATATCCGCTCGTGGTTTGGCAACACGTCTGAATCCGTTGTGATCTTGCGTCCTGACCGTTTCGTAGCTGCCCTGGCCATTCCTCAATCGATGGAAAGCACCAGCCAGCAACTGTTTAAAAAGCTTTACCTGAAATAA